The Engraulis encrasicolus isolate BLACKSEA-1 chromosome 3, IST_EnEncr_1.0, whole genome shotgun sequence genome segment GACCAAAGTCAATCAGGTCCTATGTAACCTGCACTAGTGAATGGGCGGATTTCAAAAAGCAGCATAGGTTTGTTACAGTCTCGACAGTCTGATATGTAGCCTAtttgtcacaaaacattcatcttCCTTCATGTAAGAAGGACATGCACTCTGTGACAATAAAATTATTCAACATTAGATTATTATTGGGAATAAAAATGTCTTCACAACAAGTTTCTGTATTAATCACCTATTCACTATTGCTTTAGGGTTTTGATGAAGAGACTCCAAAACTTGTAGAAAAAACGTTTTGTGCGGTTGCTTCAATGGCACAAACTATTGACTGAacaatcaagtaggcctacaagtttGAACTCGGCCTCTTCATGAACTGTTTAAATTAGATGTTAAATTAGTGCTTAATTCACTGCAAGCTTAAAATTCAAAGTACTGAAAATATATGTTTAATTGTTAATATAATATACACCAGGCAAACAATACTCTTAACAAGCGTCTGTCCAATAGGACAAAAGGAAACACTCAAATTGTCCAACATCAGTCTTTTGCCATCACCACACAGCCGGCCTCCACACCCCACTCATGGCAAATCCATTCAAATCATAGCTGTACGGCCGATACGGCTGGTGAGGATAGGCTTTGTAGACAGTGGCCAAAAGTGACGCCCGGCGCAGGTCTTCTTCCGTGACAGAAAAAGGAAGTCCCTCTGGCTTTTGAAAACAGTCTTTCCCATATTCCGAAGCGAGCTGCTTCCGTTTGGTTTTGTACCTGCGGTTTTGGAACCATATTTTGACCTGGGTCTCCGTCAGCCTGAGGCTGCTGGCGAGGTGAGCTCTCTCTGGCGCCGACAAATACTTCTGGTGGTTGAACTTCTTCTCGAGCTCCAGAACTTGCAGGTGCGTGAAGGCTGCCCGCGAGCGCTTGTGTTTGCCGAGCGCGCTCGTGCTGTCCGTGGTTGCAGAGTTGGAGCCATTGGTCCCGATAGATTCTAAAGGAGAGGAGTGATGTATGTCAGTGGAGTAAATCGTGTCACTAAAAGGCTACGCTTTATTGGAGTGCTCTTTGACAGGAGCACTGGCTTCACGCGTTCTGGTTACATTATAGATTGCTTTATCGTTTCTGTAACAGACAAAATGCAATTGCAAAGGTATTCTGTAAAATCATGTGCGTCACTATTTGCCTTACCTGTAGAGTGTGGCGAATGCGACAGGCAGTCTTCGTCAAGTTGCTCTGATTTCCATCCAGTTGTGTCTTCACTTAGTTCTACTCCAGAGTAATCGGAGGTTCGTCGTGTCTCATCTTTCATTGAGAGGATATCTTCTATGAAAAAAGAGGTCAGCTGCCTCGCCGAACCCGCCATTTCTGTCCAGACTAAAAACTGAAATACCCCAACAACTCCCGACTCAA includes the following:
- the nkx3-1 gene encoding homeobox protein Nkx-3.1 → MAGSARQLTSFFIEDILSMKDETRRTSDYSGVELSEDTTGWKSEQLDEDCLSHSPHSTESIGTNGSNSATTDSTSALGKHKRSRAAFTHLQVLELEKKFNHQKYLSAPERAHLASSLRLTETQVKIWFQNRRYKTKRKQLASEYGKDCFQKPEGLPFSVTEEDLRRASLLATVYKAYPHQPYRPYSYDLNGFAMSGVWRPAVW